The following are encoded in a window of Cydia splendana chromosome 6, ilCydSple1.2, whole genome shotgun sequence genomic DNA:
- the LOC134791391 gene encoding transmembrane protein 186, with the protein MRIGTCFVKNIFSHNSTWIAIRNPWLIRSCSAKVSHDHDRTEKLETVFSFPFVRHIATLNRMKFYHIIGTSLAIPGCGLLETLSVLPEYSFLAASYIGVTGAILFSMASLPLNNAIGFLYISEDNKLIKISSVDFWGRRRDRIVSADEWIPLLDLEQKTMDAIYLSPQLTDGTKYKLFIKFGKVLNSTKMGQVIE; encoded by the exons ATGCGTATTGGTACTTGTTTTGTAAAGAATATTTTTTCACATAACTCCACATGGATCGCGATCCGTAATCCGTGGCTAATCAGGTCTTGTTCTGCAAAAGTCAGCCACGACCATGACCGCACAGAAAAACTTGAAACCGTATTTTCATTTCCATTTGTTCGACATATAGCTACATTAAACAGGATGAAATTCTACCATATAATTGGCACTTCTTTAGCCATACCAGGCTGTGGCTTATTGGAGACACTTAGTGTTTTACCTGAATATTCTTTCCTTGCAGCTTCATACATAG GTGTTACTGGCGCAATCCTATTTTCTATGGCAAGTTTACCACTCAATAATGCAATTGGATTTCTGTACATCAGTGAAGATAATAAACTGATTAAAATATCATCAGTGGATTTCTGGGGCCGAAGAAGAGATCGAATAGTGTCTGCAGATGAATGGATACCACTTCTTGACTTGGAACAAAAAACAATGGATGCAATTTATCTTTCACCTCAACTTACTGATGGTACCAAGTATAAGCTGTTTATAAAATTCGGGAAAGTCCTTAATTCTACAAAAATGGGACAGGTTATAGAATAA
- the LOC134791389 gene encoding transducin beta-like protein 3 has protein sequence MSLILKEVYEKNAEYTAFYTGGDISWTIDGSHLLCLCSDAIQVIDVNTCSQVLVIGESNEETEGDPIYTFKLSHNNDVVVTAHKSGLMKLWDRHTGKQMKMWRSGHKGPVARLAFDSTDSSIASGGSDGNIRVWDLDHHTCTSSLRGAMGVYSVLEYHPDTSKQLIIGAADDTKIRSWNSKTGKEHVVYSGHFSKITSLQFTPDGQHMISAGRDRVLILWNLDESKALRTVPVYESIEAMVLLPPTFKVPNFKKKLETEGIFIACAGEKGIVKVWNVQTSRIMYEQTNSLVSPAQEEGGLAITHLLLNQARNMLSVVTVDHNIILHELETFDCMKQLVGFTDEILDVILIGKNEGHLVVATNSPDLKYYDLESMNCHILKGHKDIVLALAKFPTKPEMFVSSGKDNAVRIWLQSESNEIICLGVGARHTASVGSVFTSQISNDFFTSVGQDNCLKVWTVPKDIESAGHKLKSSHTELAHQMDINCVTVSPNDKMIATGSQDKTAKLWTNDLSLLGVLKGHRRGVWCTRFSPVDQVVLTSSADATVKLWSIADLSCLKTFEGHESSVLKIEFLSKGQQIVSSGADGLLKLWNIKSSECKMSSDIHDGKIWAMALSKDESTIVTGGSDSKLIKFLDVTLERREKMAKEREEIILQEQELANLLHDKKLIKALKLALRMERPFQVLKIVNEVLKTGNDKLYETLKEINHTQKETLLRFASEWNTNNKTCHAGQLVFNILAPEIISGNLKMPALASFIEGALPYSERHFERLTNLLQDLNFITYTVNCMQPHAIKDN, from the exons ATGTCGCTGATACTCAAAGAAGT GTATGAGAAAAATGCAGAATATACAGCTTTCTACACTGGAGGAGACATTTCTTGGACCATTGATGGGTCGCATCTACTCTGTTTATGCAGCGACGCGATTCAAGTGATTGATGTCAATACATGTTCACAAGTCCTGGTCATTGGAGAGTCCAATGAGGAAACAGAAGGTGACCCCATATACACATTTAAACTATCACATAACAATGATGTGGTTGTTACTGCACATAAAAGTGGGTTGATGAAATTGTGGGATAGGCACACTGGTAAACAAATGAAGATGTGGAGATCAGGGCATAAAGGTCCTGTTGCCAGGCTCGCCTTTGATTCCACTGATTCCAGCATTGCTTCGGGCGGCTCTGATGGCAACATTAGAGTATGGGACCTAGATCACCACACATGTACAAGTAGCCTCAGAGGAGCCATGGGCGTCTATAGTGTTTTAGAATATCACCCAGACACATCCAAACAACTTATTATTGGTGCAGCTGATGACACTAAGATCAGATCTTGGAACTCTAAGACAGGTAAGGAACATGTTGTTTATTCTGGACATTTCAGCAAGATCACTTCCCTACAATTCACACCGGACGGTCAGCATATGATCAGTGCTGGTAGAGACAGGGTTTTAATCCTCTGGAACTTAGATGAGAGTAAGGCATTGAGGACTGTGCCAGTTTATGAGAGCATTGAAGCCATGGTGCTGCTACCTCCCACCTTTAAGGTGCCAAATTTTAAGAAGAAACTGGAAACTGAAGGCATTTTTATTGCTTGTGCGGGTGAAAAAGGCATTGTAAAAGTTTGGAATGTGCAAACAAGCCGCATCATGTATGAACAAACCAACAGCCTAGTGTCACCTGCACAAGAGGAGGGTGGCTTGGCCATTACTCATCTGTTGCTTAATCAGGCAAGAAACATGTTATCTGTGGTCACAGTAGACCATAATATTATTCTCCATGAACTGGAAACATTTGACTGCATGAAGCAGTTGGTTGGATTCACTGATGAAATATTGGATGTAATATTGATTGGGAAAAATGAGGGGCACCTAGTTGTCGCTACAAACAGTCCTGATCTAAAATACTATGATTTAGAATCAATGAACTGCCACATTTTAAAAGGGCACAAAGACATAGTTTTAGCTTTAGCCAAATTTCCAACTAAACCTGAAATGTTTGTATCATCAGGGAAAGACAATGCTGTTAGAATTTGGCTCCAAAGTGAAAGCAATGAAATCATATGTCTAGGAGTTGGAGCAAGGCACACAGCATCTGTAGGATCTGTGTTCACATCTCAAATTTCAAATGATTTTTTCACCTCAGTTGGTCAAGATAATTGCCTGAAAGTTTGGACAGTGCCTAAAGACATAGAATCTGCAGGACATAAACTCAAGTCAAGCCACACTGAGCTGGCTCATCAAATGGATATCAACTGTGTCACAGTATCACCAAatgataaaatgattgccacaGGTTCACAGGACAAAACTGCTAAACTTTGGACCAATGATTTGAGTCTATTGGGAGTGTTGAAGGGTCACAGGAGAGGAGTATGGTGCACTAGATTCTCTCCTGTAGACCAGGTTGTGCTCACATCATCAGCTGATGCTACTGTAAAACTGTGGTCTATAGCAGATTTGAGTTGCTTGAAAACATTTGAAGGCCATGAAAGCTCTGTCCTTAAAATAGAGTTTTTGTCTAAAGGTCAACAGATAGTATCTAGTGGAGCAGATGGTCTCTTGAAATTGTGGAATATTAAATCTTCAGAATGTAAGATGTCCTCTGATATACATGATGGGAAAATTTGGGCCATGGCtctcagtaaagatgagtcaaCAATAGTAACTGGTGGCTCAGattctaaattaattaaattcctTGATGTTACTTTAGAGAGAAGAGAAAAAATGGCTAAAGAGAGAGAAGAAATTATTTTGCAAGAACAGGAGTTGGCAAATCTACTCCATGACAAAAAGCTCATAAAGGCGTTGAAATTGGCATTAAGAATGGAAAGACCTTTCCAAGTcttaaaaattgtaaatgaggTTTTGAAGACCGGAAATGACAAACTTTATGAGACACTGAAGGAAATCAACCACACCCAGAAAGAGACTTTGCTGAGATTTGCATCTGAGTGGAACACTAACAACAAGACCTGCCATGCAGGCCAGTTGGTCTTTAACATTTTAGCCCCAGAGATAATATCAGGAAATTTGAAAATGCCTGCCCTGGCTAGCTTTATTGAAGGAGCATTACCATACAGTGAAAGACATTTTGAACGATTAACAAATTTATTACAAGACCTCAACTTTATCACCTACACCGTCAATTGTATGCAACCACATGCTATTAAAGATAATTAA
- the LOC134791390 gene encoding dual specificity mitogen-activated protein kinase kinase 4-like yields MSKNGEVSSNQGPSRPSMPKPDLNLFSTEKRKILDLQIGGPSGDDAAFVPFANSAAAPRPRIPARTIRDVLPENTRDRCRIYPSMQSSGKLQLSATEIYDFTADDLIDLGEIGRGAFGAVNKMVHRKTNRVMAVKRIRSTVDEKEQKQLLMDLEVVMKSNDCVYIVQFYGALFKEGDCWICMELMDTSLDKYYKFICERMQTRIPETIIAKITLATVKALNYLKEKLKIIHRDVKPSNILLDRRGNIKLCDFGISGKLVDSIARTRDAGCRPYMAPERIDPGRARGYDVRSDVWSLGITLMEVATGAFPYPRWGSVFEQLQQVVQGDPPRLTNANNAFSNNFVNFVNTCLIKEENQRPKYNRLLEHPFIKGIDTSRADVAAHVCEVLDAMERNGVSPFTTDQPAQAWLD; encoded by the exons ATGTCGAAGAATGGTGAAGTGTCATCAAACcaag GACCCAGCAGACCTAGTATGCCGAAACCTGATTTGAATCTGTTCAGTACTGAAAAACGCAAAATTTTGGATCTACAAATCGGCGGGCCCTCGGGAGATGATGCGGCTTTCGTGCCTTTCGCGAACTCCGCCGCGGCACCGAGACCTCGCATACCGGCGCGCACCATCAGAGATGTGTTGCCTGAAAACACAAG GGATAGATGCAGGATTTATCCATCCATGCAGTCGTCGGGTAAGCTGCAGCTGTCTGCAACAGAAATTTATGATTTTACCGCTGATGACCTGATTGATCTGGGAGAAATTGGACGAGGTGCCTTTGGAGCTGTAAATAAGATGGTTCATAGGAA AACTAACCGCGTGATGGCTGTGAAACGCATCCGCTCCACCGTGGACGAGAAGGAGCAGAAGCAGCTGCTCATGGACCTGGAGGTGGTCATGAAGAGCAATGACTGTGTATATATCGTGCAGTTCTATGGAGCGCTGTTCAAAGAG GGTGACTGTTGGATTTGTATGGAGTTGATGGACACCTCTTTAGACAAATATTATAAGTTTATATGCGAGCGGATGCAAACTCGAATACCAGAAACCATTATAGCTAAGATAACCCTAGCTACCGTGAAagctttaaattatttaaaagagAAGCTAAAAATTATTCATAG GGATGTGAAGCCATCAAACATCCTGCTGGACAGAAGGGGCAATATTAAGTTATGTGACTTCGGTATTTCGGGCAAGCTAGTGGACTCGATAGCCCGGACTCGGGACGCCGGGTGCCGGCCGTACATGGCG CCGGAGCGCATCGACCCGGGGCGCGCGCGCGGCTACGACGTACGCTCGGACGTGTGGTCGCTCGGCATCACGCTCATGGAGGTGGCCACCGGCGCCTTCCCCTACCCGCGCTGGGGCTCCGTGTTCGAGCAGCTACAGCAGGTGGTGCAGGGCGACCCGCCGCGCCTCACCAACGCCAACAATGCCTTCTCCAACAACTTCGTAAATTTCGTCAACACTTG CCTCATCAAAGAAGAGAATCAGCGTCCAAAATACAACAGGCTTTTGGAACACCCTTTCATCAAAGGCATAGACACGAGCCGGGCAGACGTAGCAGCGCATGTCTGCGAAGTGCTGGATGCTATGGAGCGGAATGGAGTCAGCCCCTTTACCACTGACCAGCCTGCACAGGCCTGGCTAGACTAA